GTTAGGCAGCGTGGTTACTTTATCAAAGGGAAATTTGACCAATTTCAACGCGATATTCCCTTATCAGGATTGGTGCAAGCCTTTCGAGATTTGCTCGGACAAATACTATTAGAAACAGATGCTCAAATTCAAAATTGGAAAACCAAAGTTATTGCCGCATTGGGTGAGCAAAGTCAAGTAATTATTGATGTGATTCCCGAACTCGAACTGATTGTTGACAAGCAACCAGAAGTGGCAGAACTTTCTGGAGGTGCTGCCGAAAATCGGTTTAATTTATTGTTGCAGAGATTTATTCACGTCTTCACTACTAAAGAACATCCCTTAGTGATATTCTTAGATGACTTGCAATGGGCAGATGCAGCTTCTTTAAAATTAATTCAATTATTAATCAATCCAACCCAACCTGATGGGGCAGTAGGTGAAACCGATAAATCAAACACTACTCAAGGAGGTCTTTTGCTGATTGGGGCCTATCGAGATAACGAAGTCACAAAAGCACATCCACTAGATTTGACACTCCAGGAGATTAAAAAAACCGGAGCCACCGTTAATACTATCACCCTCACACCATTAACACAGGGAGATTTAAATCGTTTAATTGCTGATACCTTAAAGTGTGAAGAAAAAGTCGCAATACCGCTCACACAAATGGTGTATGCCAAAACCAAAGGCAATCCCTTCTTTTCTCACGAATTCCTCAAGGCTTTGCATAAAGATGGATTAATTGAATTTAACTTTAATCTGGGTTATTGGCAGTTCGATTTGGGCAAAATACAGTCTTTAGCTTTGACAGATGACGTAGTTGAATTTATGACAATTCAACTGATGAAGTTGCCCAAACAAACTCAAAAAGTATTGAAATTAGCCGCCTGCATCGGCAACCAATTTGATTTAAATACTCTTGCCATTGTACATGAAAAATCTGCCTTAGATACAGCCAATGACCTATGGTCAGCGTTACTCGAAGGACTAGTGATCCCGCAAGCTGAAGTCTACAATATTGTTGAACAAGATGGTCATGAGCAAATCAAAATTACAGAAGAGGGAGAATTTAATTATAGCAACTGCCAATCAATTCAATATAGATTCATCCATGACCGGGTACAACAAGCAGCTTATTGTTTAATTCCAGAACATCAAAAGCAATCAATTCACCTGAAGATTGGGCAGTTGCTGTTGAATAATATCCCAGTTGTGCAAAGGGAAGAAAGAATTTTTGAACTGGTAAATCAGTTCAACATCGCAATACCATTAATTGATGTGCCAAGCGACAAAGAACAGTTATCACAGATGAATCTGACTGCTGGACGTAAAGCTTTGGCATCAACTGCTTATCCCGCAGCGCTCAAGTATTTAACAACTGGAATTCAACTACTAAAAGATGATACTTGGCAGACAAAATATGAATTCACCCTAGCTTTGTATGAAACAGCAGCAGAGGCTGCATACCTAGCTGGCGACTTTGAGCAAATGGAGCAATTAGCAGAAGTAGTACTGCAACAAGCTCAAACACTGCTGGACAAAGTGAAAGTTTATGAAGTTAAAATTCAAGCTTATGGAGCGCAGAACCAAGCACTAGAAGCTGTCCATACTGCATTATCATTTTTAAAGTTGTTGGGTGTGGAGTTTCCTGAAAATCCCAGCGAGTCAGATGTTGAGCTAGCAATGGCACAAACAACATCAAAGCTCATTGGCAGACGCATTGAGGATTTAATTCACCTGCCTGAGATGACAGATACTCGAACAATAGCGATTATGCGTATTCTATCGAGTGCAACTTCTGTTAGCAGTCGAACCAATCCTAACTTGTTCCTGCTAATTAATTTTAAACAAATCAACTTATCGCTTGAATATGGCAATGTATTCTTGTCTGCCTTTGCCTATGTTGCTTACGGGATAATACTCTGCGGTACAGTGGGAGACATCGAGTCTGGTTATCAATTTGGCAAGCTGGCTTTAAGTCTGTTGACTAAGTTTAATGCTGAAAAAGTTACTACTAAGACCGGATTGGTGTTTAATTCAGCTATCCGACATTGGAAGGAACATTCTAAAGAAATATTAAAGCCTCTATTGGAGGTTTACTCTACTGGACTGGAAGCGGGAGATTTAGAATTTGCAGCCTATTCTCTGAACAATTATTCCTACACTGCATATTTCATTGGTAGAGAACTAACAGCGCTGGAACGGGAGATAGCAAATTATCGTAACATTATCAGCCAACTCAAGCAAGAAACAGTATCTACTTGGAATGAAATCTATCGACAGATAGTCTTGAACTTGTTAGGGACTGTGGAAAATCCTTGTCGTTTAATCGGTGAAGCCTACGATGAAGAAAAAATGCTACCGATTCACATTGAAACCAACGATTTCATAGGAATGTCATATTTCCATGTCGGCAAACTATATCTGTGTTACCTGTTTAACGAGTTCCCTCAAGCAGTTGAAAACAGCATTTTGGCAGAAAAGTATGTCAGTTCTACTACAGGGCAAATAATTATTCCTTTTTTCCATTTTTATGATTCTCTAGCACAGTTGGCAACTTATGCTGAGGCTGCTGATTCTGAGCAACATGGCATTCTTGATCGAGTACAAGCCAATCAAGAAAAGATGCAACACTGGGCGGATCACGCCCCGATGAATTATCTGCATAAATATTATCTTGTAGAAGCAGAACGCTATCGAATTCTGGGCGAATATTTCCCAGCAATGGATTATTACGATCGCGCCATCACCCTAGCCAAAGAAAACGAATACATCAACGAAGAAGCCCTAGCCCACGAACTAGCCGCCAAGTTTTATCTAGCATGGGGTAAACAGAAAATTGCCCAAACCTACCTCACAGATGCCTACTATTGCTACGTTCGCTGGGGAGCAAAAGCCAAAGTTGACGACTTACAAAAACGCTATCCGCAATTACTTACCCCGATCATCCAGCAAGAAAAACTACTAGTCCAACCCAGAACTCACACCACTACTGAACCAAGCATATCCCTATCTAGCCCCATTACTAACGAAACATTCATCAGTTCTAACACCAGCATTTCCCAAATGCTAGATTTAGCATCTGTGATCAAAGCTTCCCAAGCACTATCTGGAGAAATCGAGCTAGAGCAACTACTTTCTACTTTAATGGCAGTGGTGATGGAGAATGCCGGCGCTTCTAAAGCCGCACTGATGTTGAGTGAAGCTGATGGCTTGGGCTTAACTGTCAGTGCTGTCAGTTCCAATGCAACTATGGCCTGCATTTCTACAGAGTTTCCAGTAATTGATTTAGAGTCTAGTAATGATGTCCCCATTACTTTAATTAACTACGTCAAACGTACTAGGGAAATCTTCGTGATTGATGATGTCAAAGCTGTTGCTTTTCTGGCTAGCGATCGCTACATTATTAGTGACCAACCCAAGAGCCTATTGTGTATCCCAATTCTCAATCAAGGTAAACTGCTGGGTATTCTTTACCTAGAAAATAATCTTACAACCGTCGCATTTACACGCGATCGCCTCGAAGTCCTCAAACTCCTCACCACCCAAACCGCTATTTCCCTAGAAAATGCCATCCTCTATAAAAATTTAGCACTGGCCAATACTGAATTGGAAGAATATAACCATACACTAGAGGAGAAAGTTGCCGAAAGAACTACCGAACTTCACGACAAAAATCAACGCTTACAACAAGCACTTTTGGAATTGCAAAATACCCAAAGCCAATTGATTCAAAGCGAAAAAATGTCTTCTTTGGGGGAAATGGTGGCGGGAATTGCCCATGAAATTAATAATCCGATCAATTTTATTCATGGCAACATTGCTCATGCTAGTGAATATGTGCAAGATTTACTCGAATTGATTGCGATTTATCAACAGGAATACCCCAATCCTTCACAGCGAGTTGAAGATAAAGCCTTGGAGATTGATGCAGATTTCCTTGCCCAAGACTTGCCGAAAATTCTCGATTCCATGAAGGTTGGCAGTTCACGCATCCGCAATATTGTTCTGGGTTTACGCAATTTCTCCCGCCTGGATGAAGCTGAAATGAAACCAGTAGATATTCATGAAGGCATTGATAACACTTTGATGATTTTGCAGCATCGACTCAAAGGAAAGAGCGATCGCCAGGAAATTGAGGTGATTAAAAAATATGGGCAATTACCACAAGTCAGTTGTTACGCTGGTCAACTTAATCAAGTGTTTATGAATATCCTGACTAATGCCATTGATGCACTTGAAGAGTCATTGGTCAATGGTCAGTTGTCAACTAAAACTAAAACGACTCATAAACCACAGATTCACATTTGCACTGAACTGGCAGACTCAAATACATTGCTTATTCGCATTGCAGATAATGGTGGTGGTATGTCTGCTAAGGTTTGCCAGAAAATTTTTGACCCCTTTTTCACCACTAAGCCCATTGGTAGTGGTACTGGATTGGGGTTGTCTATTAGCTATCAAGTTGTTGTCGATAAACACAAGGGTAAGTTATCCTGTAATTCTGCCATCGGCAAGGGTACTGAATTTATCATTGAGATACCTGTCCGCCAATGAGATACCTTCTGGATTTACGCCCTTTGTCATCAATTTTTAGTTGAGGTTGTCAATAGTCAATAGTCAATAGTCCAAAAAAGCTTGATTCAAGACTATTGACTGTGGACTGTTGACAACCCTAACCTTTATTTACTGTACCAGTTGCGTAATACCATTTCACTCAATTACTGATACAAATCCTTGCATCCTTGCTCCCCTGCACCCCTGCACCCCTTGTCATCAGTTTTAGTGTTTTCATTATGTCATGATTTCGTAAAAAATCCGAAATTGTCAATTGATGGCACATTTCAGTCAATGTGAGAAAAATATTTACCCCCACACTTGATCTACGTAATGTTATGTAAGTAGAGACATCGGGAATAATATCCTGTAGGCGAATACTTGCCTCCTGCTCATATCCGTGGAACCATTCCTCAAAGCCATTAACAAAGTGGAGGAACCAGTCTTTACTCATTTTTTTCAGCATTCGCTCTCGTAAGTCACTGAGAGCATAACTAAGGGGTATATCGTTATTCGTCAGTTCCGCTCCATTCAAGATTTCTAGAAATCTATGATGGAAACCCTTGAGTACTTCTGGTTGTTTTCCTAAATCTGATAGATCGCATTGATCATCCCAAATAAATCATTTGCAATTTTCAGTTCTTCAAGCTGACTGTAAGGGTAAGCACCGGCGGCTAGCAAAAAAAATTTTGACTTGGAAAGACGCTGATAAGTAGATTCATTTTTCAATAAATTGAAGCGCATTACCCATTCAAGAGCATAGTCTTCTAGAACATCAACATGCTGATTAATCTGCGATGGAAATGGACAGTATAAATTGGGCAAAACAAATTTGCTCATAAAAACTCCATTATTTACAGAGAAACAGAATCAATTTTCTTGCTACGAATTGTTACAGATACTAGTGTCACTCTCTAATCTGCCAATCCTTAGTCATGGAATTATTGAGGATTTTAATTAAGTTTTAAAATCCTGGCGATTCCATATCTAGGCTTTAGCCAAGACAGAAGTTTACAAGAACTGAACTCTAACTAAAACTGAGGTTAGTGAACTACTGAGGGGATGGATGTATTTGCCGTAGTCACCGAAGACTGTTGACGCTGACGCCGCCCTGTAATTACCATTTTGGCTCCATTGCTAGGTGCAAGGGTAAGAGCTCGACGTTGAGGTTGTTCTGGTCGCGGATCAGTGAGTGCAAATTGATAATTAGACAAAATTGTTGCTAATATTAGTTTGATTTCAAACATAGCGAAAGCCTCACCAATACAGCGACGAATACCACCAAAGGGCATAAACTCATAGGGAGAAAATTGGCGTTCTAGAAAGCGCTCTGGCCGAAACTCCTGAGGTTGGGGATATAAATCCTCACGCTGATGAATCAGATACATGCAAGCAGCTACTACTGTACCTGGCTCTAACGAATGTCCTAGTATTTCAACTCTTTCTTGCACTTCTGTAGGAAAGGTGAGCATTACAGTGGAGTAAGTCCGCAAGGATTCATTGCAGACAGCGCTGAGATAAGGTAGCCGGAAAATGGTCATGGGGTCAGGGGAATCGCCGAGGCTATCCAATTCTTGGAGTAGTTTTTCTAGAACTTCAGGCTTGTGGTGAATCCAATACAATGCCCAAGACATTACCGTTGCTGTAGTGTCATATCCACCAAACATCAGAGTTTTGATTTCATCACGTAACTCTTCATCAGTCATCGGTTGTCCAGCTTCATCTGTTGCTGACATCAGCAATGAGACAATATCGATGCGATCTTGATTCGCTTGTTGGCGGCGTTCAGCAATTTCAGCACAGAGCAATTCATCTATTCGCTGCTGTTGACGCAAAAACTTTCCCCAAGGACTCCAAGCTCCTAAATCTTGTTGGAGAAAGGGTAACAAGAGGAAACTAGATCTGAGCGGGGAGCGAAAGATATCCAACATCGACAACAGTGAATGCTTGATTTGTTGATAACGTTCTCCCTCATACAAGCCAAAGACAACCTTTAACATGACTTGTGCAGAAATCTCCTGCGTCCCATGACGAGCCAAGAAGGGTTGGTTTATTGGTAATTCACTAAAAACTTTTTCAGCAAGATCAGAAATTAGCTGACCGTAGACTCGCATCCGTTCTCCATGAAACGAGGGCATCAACAGTTGTCGCCGCCGTTTGTGGCGATCGCCACTTAACATCACGAGTGAATAGTTCCCTAGTAAGGGTTGTAAAAATTGGTTGAGCCTACCATCGGCTGCAAACTTACTTTTTTGGCTAGTTAAAATTTCCTGGATTGCCTGAGGATGGTTCACAAAGACCAGAGTGCCACCAAAACCAACTATCTCACCAGTGAAAATATCAGGATATTCCTGGGCTGCGCTTTCCATATATGCCACAGGGTCAGTTATCCATTGGAACTTTTGAATCAAAGAGGGGGATTTCAGACGATTGGGTAGTTGCATGAAAATTTATCCTTGGGAAATTGCGGAAGTGTTACACTGTGATTGCTGAAGCCATACCAACAACTAAATCCAGCTTTTCTGTAGATTGATAGCGACCAGAGTGAGAAGACCAATCGAGATTGCCACGTATCCAGGCATGACATGCTGATATATATCTTGCAAGTTCAGCATCTACCTCTTCTCCAAAAGATGGAATAGTTGCTTCTAAATTCATCATTTTTTGTCTCCAGCATCCTCTGCCGTATATCACTAAGGGCATAAGTAAGCGGTATATTACACCAACACGATTTAGGGTTAGTGAACTACTAGGGGGATGGATGTATTTGCCGTAGTCACCAGAGAGTTTTGACGCTGACGCCGCCCTGTGATTGCTAATTTGATGCCACTGGTCGGTGCAAGGGTAACACCTCGACGTTGAGGCCGTACTGGCCGCTGCTCAACTAGTGCGAGTTCATAAGTAGATAGAATTTTTGCCAAAACTACCTTCATTTCAAAGATGGCCATAGCTTCACCAATACAACGACGCACACCACCAAAGGGCATAAATTCATAGGGAGTAAATTGGCGTTCTAGAAAGCGCTCTGGCCGAAACTCCTTAGGCTGGGGATATAAATCCTCACGCTGATGCATAAGATAGATGGAGCCAACTGCTACCGTACCTGGCTCTAATGAATATCCTAGGATTTCAACTCTTTCTTGCACTAATGTGGGCAACGTCAACATCACAATCGGGTAAATCCGTAAGGTTTCATTACAGATAGCGGTGAGATAAGGTAGCCGAAAAATGGTCATGGGGTCAGGGGAATCACCAAGGGTATCCAATTCTTGGAGCAGTTTTTCTTTAACTTCTGGTTTGCGGTGAATCCAATATAATGCCCAAGCCATCGCTGTTGCTGCGGTTTCATATCCACCAAACATCAAGGTTTTGATTTCATCGCGCAACTCTTCATCAGTCATTGGTTGTCCGGCTTCATCTGTTGCATCCATTAGCAACGAAAGAATGTCAATGCGATCTGGATTGGGTTTTTGGCGACGTTCAACAATTTCAGCGTGGAGTAATTCATTTACTTGCTGCCGTTGGCGCACAAACCCCCCCCAAGGACTTTTAGCTCCTAAATCTTGTTGGAGAAAGGGTAACAACAAGAAGCTAGAAGTCAGCGGCGAGTCAAAAACATCTAACATCGACACCATTAACTGCATGAGTTGTTCGCAACGTTCTCCTTGATGCAAGCCAAGGAGAACCTGTGAGATAACTTGCAGGGAAATCTCCTGTGTCGCATCACGAGCCTGGAAGGTCTGGTCTATTGGTAACTGATTAAAGACTTTTGCAGCGATATCATAAAATAGCTGACCGTAGGCTCGCATCCGGTCTCCATGAAACGAGGGCATCAACAATTGTCGCCGCCGTTTGTGGGGAGCGCCCCCTAACATGATCAGTGAATACTCTCCTAGTATGGGCTGTAAAATTTGGTTGAGCTGACCATCGGCTGCAAACTTGCTTTTTTGGCTGGTTAAAATTTGCTGCATTGCCTGAGGATGGCTCACAAATACCAGGGTGTTACCAAAACCAACTACTTCACCAGTGAAAAGGTCAGGATATTGCTGTGCTGAGCTTTCCATATATCCCATAGGATCAAAAATCCATTGGATCTTCTGGAGCAAAGAAGGGGTTTTAATACGATTGGGTAGTTGCATGAAAATTGTTCCTTGCGAAATTGCCGAAGTGCTAGGCTATGATTGCTGGAGCTATACCAACAGCTAAATCCAGCTTTTCTGTAGATTGATAGCGACCAGAGTGAGAATACCAATCGAGGTTGCCACGTATCCAGGTATGACATCCTGATATATATCTTGCAAGTTGAGTATCTATTTCTTCTCCAAAAGATGGAATAGTTGCTTCTAAATTCATCAGCTTTCGTACTTCTTGATCGTGCATTTGGGCAGCACGCTTAATTGCTTGTTCCAAAGGAAGGTGCTGTTGATAATGCAGTACCAATACTAGGTTATGAACATCTCCACTTGCCATTTCTCTGTGTGCAGAAAAGATATCGTTGCACCAGGCAAGAATGTTAATTGTCATCTCTTGCAGTTTTTTAACGATGTCGTGCTTTCGTAAAAGATCGGGAATCATAAATGGATTGAACAATTCAATCCACAAGAGGATTAAATCACCTGCCACGCTTAATCTTCGTAGCTGAGTATAGCTTTCAACGTTGGGTATAATTCCCTGAGCGCGGTTGGTTGCTTCCAAAACACATCCATCAAAAAAGTCTTCAAAGCTGCAAACGACACGATGCAATAATTTTGCACTCCCTGTTTTCAGCATCCTCTCCCGTATATCTTTTAAGGCATAAGTAAGGGGTATATCCTCGCTCGTTAGTTCTGCTCCATTGAAGATTTCCAAAAACCTTTTGTAATAACTCTTGAGCAATTCAGGTTTTTTTCCTAAATCTGACATGTCCCACTGGTCATCCCAAATGAACAACCAACTCAACCAGTCATTGGCAATTTTCAATTGTTCTAGTTTGCAGTCAGGGTAGGTACTTGCAGCAAGCCAAGAAAATTTTGCTTTACTGAAACGTTGATAAACTGATTCATCGCGTAAGAGGTTGAAGCGTAGCACCCATTCAAAGGCATAATCTTCTAGAACATCAGCATACTTATTAATCTGAGGTGAAAATGGACAGTATAATTCCGGCGACGCGAATTCGTTCATGACAACTCCATTATTTACATAAAAATAGAATCAATTTGATGGATGCAAATTGTTAGCAGATATTAGTATGACTTTCTCAGATGCAATTCTTGAAAGTTTGCATTGTTGAAGATTTGAATTGATGATTAAAACCCTAGCCACACTAAATCTACGCTTGAGTAAAAACAGAAGTTTACAATCACTGAACTCTATTTGAAGATATTTGTTTAAATCCACAAAACCCATTACCAAAGAGTAATGTAGATAAAAAAATCTCAGATTGCCGAGGATCTATACTTGTTGATGTCCGAACTTTTATGAATGCCCCTTGGGGGAAACTCTTACTTTTTTCAACGTTTTAGCATTTTGTAATTGAGTGCTTCAAATTTCAAACAAATTAACTGTTGCACTACACCTCGTAAGGTATGAAACTCACACTTTCTGCCACTATACTCAAATAAATTTGTTATATGTGGAGTATGTTATTCAATCGCATCTAGTTAAGTTCCTATGGGTCAATTAACTTGATTACTTAATATTTAGCATTTCCATAAAATAAATATAACCGTAATTTTCTCTAACTTTAAACTTCAATTAAATTTGTTATTCAGTATTTTAAATATTAAGTGTTTTGAATAATATACATATAAAACTACGTATTTATACTAGGTAATTTTTTAGAAAAAGCTTTTGTCCGAAGCGCTAAGCGAAGCCATGCCTGAAGGGCTTGACGCAGCGATCGCCATTAGTCAAGCAATCTCAAAACTAAGCGATTACTACCCTGCGGGAAGCCGCAAGGAAAGCGGCAACGCTTCGCGAACGCGTCTACGTTACACTTGGCGATACTCGCTTTGGACATAACACAAGTGATTTACTGGACATGATATGATGCATTATCCTCCCGGTATTGGCTGTGCTTTGCTATAAACCACTCTAAGGCGATCGCCACAAACAGCCTGATGCGATGACATAGCATATTAGTTAGCAACCAAAAACCTGAATACTGCCAGTACTCAAGAATATCGGCTATCTGGGCAAGTTCAATTTTGCAGCTAGAGTATCCAAATAAGGCTGAAAAATTGCCAAATTTTCCAGTTTCTCGAACTTTCCAGTTACAGAGCTTGGGTCAAAAGCTGTACTAATTACGTAAAGCGTTGTACCATCAAAGGCAACATAACTGATATGTTGCTCTTGTACTCCACCTTCAAGTTTGAGTCCTATAAACCCGTAGCGTATTCCCTGAAGCTTACCAACTGATGCCTGTTGCGGGGGATATGCTGAGAACACTATTTTGTTTGCGTAGCTACTTTGACGGTCTTTCGCTAAAGTAGCATAGAAGTCAGCAACCCAAGCTTTCAGTGCTTGTAATAACTGGGTTTGGTACTTGGGACTTTGGTAGTCCACCTGAGAATTGAGTGGAATACCCGCTTGTGTAAGATTTTTTTGGAAATCTGGATTGCTTTTGACTGGGTAAAGCCCTAGTTCCACTGTACCTAAAATTTCTCCTTTTGAAGAAATACACAACAAAGGTGCATTTCCCTGACAAGCAGCAACTTGCCATCTGTTGGGGGTGGGAATCTCGCTACCTAAGATTCTCTTCCAGATATTTTCCTCAACTGATTCGGGAGTTTTTGGAGGAGAGGTTTGAGGGGAATTACTTTGAGTCGGTGTGACTACGGGATTAGTTTTTTCCACTCTGGTGCCAGAAAAGTAGGGGAGAAAAAATTTTACTCCCAATGGCATTAAAACCAGTAAAATAGCACCAAGCAAAAGATGATAAACGCGCAACATTTTCTAGTAAAATTCCGAGCCAGAGCTTTTAGATAAAGGTTATCCACAATACTTTGTGAGTATAGCGGAAGATACATCTACATTGCTTTGAATTCTCAAAAGGAAACTTCATAAATTACTCGCATTTACAAATATATTCGTAGTACCGCTGTCTTTTAACAAGAGCGTTACTACGAATATTGAGTTGATTTATGTTTACCTAATTATTTAGAGACTGTCATACAAAGTCGAAGAGGAAATTACCTTTGATGTCTTATCTGTAGCGAGAACGGTTTCTACGACTTTGTTTATGCCTAGCAACTGCTTTACGTTTCTCTTTTTCTAATGGCGTCTCGAAGTGACGCTTTTTCCTCATATCCTGGAAAATCCCAGCTTTAGACACTTCCCGTTTAAATCTTCGTAAAGCTGACTCAATACCTTCATTCTCCCCCAAAACTACTTGTGTCATTCTCATTCCTCCCCATATGGATGAATAGTTGAAGACTAGAGACAAAATAAAATATTCCAGCAGCGTCGAGCCTTAGGCTTTACCTGCTGGAGACTCTAGATGTTAAATTATTAAATTAAATTTTAGTAGCGGCGACTATTATTGCGTGGATTATTATTCCCCCAGCTACCACGAGAAGAAGGACTTCTTTCTTCACGCGGCTTAGCTTTGTTAACTTTCAAATCACGCCC
Above is a window of Nostoc sp. UHCC 0702 DNA encoding:
- a CDS encoding AAA family ATPase; the encoded protein is MVPFELGVRDISDRFLIPEKLYGRQAEVEKLLAAFERVSSEQVAKDSSPLGGSPVAHGEPLRCGGSPRCSKWRGDPQDPAGSLFTTTHSLHPSRSELILVAGFSGIGKTAVVNEVHKPIVRQRGYFIKGKFDQFQRDIPLSGLVQAFRDLLGQILLETDAQIQNWKTKVIAALGEQSQVIIDVIPELELIVDKQPEVAELSGGAAENRFNLLLQRFIHVFTTKEHPLVIFLDDLQWADAASLKLIQLLINPTQPDGAVGETDKSNTTQGGLLLIGAYRDNEVTKAHPLDLTLQEIKKTGATVNTITLTPLTQGDLNRLIADTLKCEEKVAIPLTQMVYAKTKGNPFFSHEFLKALHKDGLIEFNFNLGYWQFDLGKIQSLALTDDVVEFMTIQLMKLPKQTQKVLKLAACIGNQFDLNTLAIVHEKSALDTANDLWSALLEGLVIPQAEVYNIVEQDGHEQIKITEEGEFNYSNCQSIQYRFIHDRVQQAAYCLIPEHQKQSIHLKIGQLLLNNIPVVQREERIFELVNQFNIAIPLIDVPSDKEQLSQMNLTAGRKALASTAYPAALKYLTTGIQLLKDDTWQTKYEFTLALYETAAEAAYLAGDFEQMEQLAEVVLQQAQTLLDKVKVYEVKIQAYGAQNQALEAVHTALSFLKLLGVEFPENPSESDVELAMAQTTSKLIGRRIEDLIHLPEMTDTRTIAIMRILSSATSVSSRTNPNLFLLINFKQINLSLEYGNVFLSAFAYVAYGIILCGTVGDIESGYQFGKLALSLLTKFNAEKVTTKTGLVFNSAIRHWKEHSKEILKPLLEVYSTGLEAGDLEFAAYSLNNYSYTAYFIGRELTALEREIANYRNIISQLKQETVSTWNEIYRQIVLNLLGTVENPCRLIGEAYDEEKMLPIHIETNDFIGMSYFHVGKLYLCYLFNEFPQAVENSILAEKYVSSTTGQIIIPFFHFYDSLAQLATYAEAADSEQHGILDRVQANQEKMQHWADHAPMNYLHKYYLVEAERYRILGEYFPAMDYYDRAITLAKENEYINEEALAHELAAKFYLAWGKQKIAQTYLTDAYYCYVRWGAKAKVDDLQKRYPQLLTPIIQQEKLLVQPRTHTTTEPSISLSSPITNETFISSNTSISQMLDLASVIKASQALSGEIELEQLLSTLMAVVMENAGASKAALMLSEADGLGLTVSAVSSNATMACISTEFPVIDLESSNDVPITLINYVKRTREIFVIDDVKAVAFLASDRYIISDQPKSLLCIPILNQGKLLGILYLENNLTTVAFTRDRLEVLKLLTTQTAISLENAILYKNLALANTELEEYNHTLEEKVAERTTELHDKNQRLQQALLELQNTQSQLIQSEKMSSLGEMVAGIAHEINNPINFIHGNIAHASEYVQDLLELIAIYQQEYPNPSQRVEDKALEIDADFLAQDLPKILDSMKVGSSRIRNIVLGLRNFSRLDEAEMKPVDIHEGIDNTLMILQHRLKGKSDRQEIEVIKKYGQLPQVSCYAGQLNQVFMNILTNAIDALEESLVNGQLSTKTKTTHKPQIHICTELADSNTLLIRIADNGGGMSAKVCQKIFDPFFTTKPIGSGTGLGLSISYQVVVDKHKGKLSCNSAIGKGTEFIIEIPVRQ
- a CDS encoding cytochrome P450: MQLPNRLKSPSLIQKFQWITDPVAYMESAAQEYPDIFTGEIVGFGGTLVFVNHPQAIQEILTSQKSKFAADGRLNQFLQPLLGNYSLVMLSGDRHKRRRQLLMPSFHGERMRVYGQLISDLAEKVFSELPINQPFLARHGTQEISAQVMLKVVFGLYEGERYQQIKHSLLSMLDIFRSPLRSSFLLLPFLQQDLGAWSPWGKFLRQQQRIDELLCAEIAERRQQANQDRIDIVSLLMSATDEAGQPMTDEELRDEIKTLMFGGYDTTATVMSWALYWIHHKPEVLEKLLQELDSLGDSPDPMTIFRLPYLSAVCNESLRTYSTVMLTFPTEVQERVEILGHSLEPGTVVAACMYLIHQREDLYPQPQEFRPERFLERQFSPYEFMPFGGIRRCIGEAFAMFEIKLILATILSNYQFALTDPRPEQPQRRALTLAPSNGAKMVITGRRQRQQSSVTTANTSIPSVVH
- a CDS encoding cytochrome P450 codes for the protein MQLPNRIKTPSLLQKIQWIFDPMGYMESSAQQYPDLFTGEVVGFGNTLVFVSHPQAMQQILTSQKSKFAADGQLNQILQPILGEYSLIMLGGAPHKRRRQLLMPSFHGDRMRAYGQLFYDIAAKVFNQLPIDQTFQARDATQEISLQVISQVLLGLHQGERCEQLMQLMVSMLDVFDSPLTSSFLLLPFLQQDLGAKSPWGGFVRQRQQVNELLHAEIVERRQKPNPDRIDILSLLMDATDEAGQPMTDEELRDEIKTLMFGGYETAATAMAWALYWIHRKPEVKEKLLQELDTLGDSPDPMTIFRLPYLTAICNETLRIYPIVMLTLPTLVQERVEILGYSLEPGTVAVGSIYLMHQREDLYPQPKEFRPERFLERQFTPYEFMPFGGVRRCIGEAMAIFEMKVVLAKILSTYELALVEQRPVRPQRRGVTLAPTSGIKLAITGRRQRQNSLVTTANTSIPLVVH
- a CDS encoding terpene synthase, which translates into the protein MNEFASPELYCPFSPQINKYADVLEDYAFEWVLRFNLLRDESVYQRFSKAKFSWLAASTYPDCKLEQLKIANDWLSWLFIWDDQWDMSDLGKKPELLKSYYKRFLEIFNGAELTSEDIPLTYALKDIRERMLKTGSAKLLHRVVCSFEDFFDGCVLEATNRAQGIIPNVESYTQLRRLSVAGDLILLWIELFNPFMIPDLLRKHDIVKKLQEMTINILAWCNDIFSAHREMASGDVHNLVLVLHYQQHLPLEQAIKRAAQMHDQEVRKLMNLEATIPSFGEEIDTQLARYISGCHTWIRGNLDWYSHSGRYQSTEKLDLAVGIAPAIIA
- a CDS encoding 30S ribosomal protein S21 — encoded protein: MTQVVLGENEGIESALRRFKREVSKAGIFQDMRKKRHFETPLEKEKRKAVARHKQSRRNRSRYR